In 'Nostoc azollae' 0708, the following are encoded in one genomic region:
- a CDS encoding LON peptidase substrate-binding domain-containing protein: MTSSSRIAVRELPLFPLAEVVLFPSRPLPLHIFEFRYRIMMNTILAADRRFGVLMIDPVKGTIAKVGCCAEIIHYQRMPDDRMEMLTLGQQRFRVLEYVREKPYRVGLVQWIEDQPPSKDLRPLATEVEQLLRDVIRLSVKLTEKNVELPEDLPDLPTELSYWVASNLYGVAPEQQALLELQDTYARLQREAEILTSTRNHLAARSVLKDTFNNMS, translated from the coding sequence ATGACATCTTCTTCTAGAATCGCTGTCCGTGAACTACCTCTGTTCCCTTTAGCTGAAGTGGTTCTGTTTCCTAGCAGACCATTACCTCTGCATATCTTTGAATTTCGCTACCGAATCATGATGAATACGATTTTGGCAGCCGATCGCAGGTTTGGAGTTTTGATGATTGATCCAGTCAAAGGTACAATTGCCAAGGTCGGCTGCTGTGCAGAAATTATTCATTATCAGCGAATGCCTGACGACCGAATGGAAATGTTAACTCTAGGACAACAAAGATTTCGGGTTTTAGAATATGTTCGTGAAAAGCCTTATCGTGTAGGTTTGGTTCAATGGATTGAAGATCAACCACCATCTAAAGATTTGCGACCCTTAGCTACTGAAGTAGAACAGCTACTTCGAGATGTTATCCGTCTTTCAGTCAAGTTAACTGAGAAAAATGTTGAATTACCAGAAGACTTACCAGATTTACCCACAGAGTTATCTTACTGGGTAGCAAGTAACCTTTACGGTGTAGCTCCTGAGCAACAGGCTTTGTTAGAACTGCAAGATACATATGCCCGCTTACAAAGAGAAGCAGAAATTTTAACTTCTACTCGTAATCATCTGGCAGCACGTTCCGTTCTGAAAGATACATTTAATAATATGAGTTAA
- the pheA gene encoding prephenate dehydratase, translating into MTVATAKRAPSVIAHLGPAGTYSEQAAFFYLNWLKSNQNIEANLSPYPTIAKSLQAVTTQQANIAVIPVENSIEGSVSMTMDSLWQLDTLQIKLALVLPINHALISCANSLDKIETVYSHPQALAQCQGWLAKFLPNANLIASNSTTEALQRLPGVPIIAAISSSRAAQLYNLPILVSGINDYPENCTRFWVVDQADSAEQSFAPTHTSLAFSLPANMPGALVKALEVFAHLGINLSRIESRPTKRSLGEYLFFIDAEAGINSPLLRSALSELSTFSEVLKVFGSYNILAINS; encoded by the coding sequence ATGACTGTAGCGACGGCGAAACGCGCACCTTCGGTGATTGCACATTTAGGTCCGGCTGGAACTTATTCTGAACAAGCAGCTTTTTTTTATCTCAACTGGCTAAAAAGCAATCAAAATATAGAAGCCAACTTATCTCCTTACCCCACCATTGCTAAATCATTGCAAGCAGTTACTACACAACAGGCTAATATAGCTGTTATCCCTGTGGAAAATTCCATTGAAGGTAGTGTGAGCATGACAATGGATAGCCTTTGGCAATTAGACACATTGCAAATTAAACTGGCTTTGGTTCTGCCTATAAATCATGCCTTAATTTCCTGTGCAAATAGTTTAGATAAAATAGAGACCGTTTATTCTCATCCACAAGCATTAGCACAATGTCAAGGTTGGTTAGCTAAATTTCTACCTAATGCTAATTTAATTGCTAGTAATTCTACGACAGAAGCATTACAGCGACTCCCTGGAGTACCAATAATAGCTGCAATATCTTCTAGCAGGGCCGCCCAGCTTTATAATCTACCTATTCTCGTCAGTGGGATTAACGACTATCCAGAAAACTGTACACGCTTTTGGGTGGTGGATCAAGCCGATAGTGCTGAACAATCTTTTGCACCTACTCATACATCTTTAGCTTTCAGCTTACCTGCTAATATGCCTGGTGCATTAGTCAAAGCCTTGGAAGTATTTGCTCATCTGGGAATTAATTTGAGTCGAATTGAATCTCGTCCCACCAAGCGTTCTTTAGGAGAATACTTATTTTTCATAGATGCAGAAGCAGGGATAAACTCTCCTTTGCTGAGATCTGCTTTATCTGAATTAAGCACTTTTAGTGAGGTTTTAAAAGTTTTTGGCAGTTATAATATTTTAGCTATTAATAGCTAA
- the rpsJ gene encoding 30S ribosomal protein S10: MATLQQQKIRIRLQAFDRRLLDTSCEKIVDTANRTNATAIGPIPLPTKRKIYCVLRSPHVDKDSREHFETRTHRRIIDIYQPSSKTIDALMKLDLPSGVDIEVKL; encoded by the coding sequence ATGGCAACTTTACAGCAGCAGAAGATTAGAATTCGCTTACAGGCTTTTGACCGACGTTTATTGGATACATCTTGCGAGAAGATTGTAGACACTGCTAACCGGACTAACGCTACAGCTATAGGACCAATTCCTCTACCAACAAAACGGAAGATATATTGCGTACTGCGTTCACCTCACGTAGATAAAGATTCCCGCGAACACTTTGAAACCCGCACCCATCGTCGGATTATTGACATATATCAGCCCTCTTCTAAAACTATTGATGCACTGATGAAGTTGGATTTACCATCTGGTGTCGATATTGAAGTCAAATTGTAA